The Pseudoalteromonas tunicata genome segment CAATTCCTTGTGGGCCAAGGCAACCGGGCTCTAACCGAAATAACACAGATAATTTTTTTTCTTTTGGGATAGACTGCATGTTTTTAACCTTGAGCTCGCTTTAAGCTAATCTTAGTTGAAAAATAAAATTATAAAACTTGATAGCCAAACCAATCAGGATGCAACACTTGGTTTTTGCCGCTCGGTTCTAAATGAATATGATAGTTTAAATCTAATAGAGAGACCCTAAAACAATCATCAACATCATATAAGTCATCTTTATGTTGTAATTGCGCATTACTTAAAAGTTTCTGCATTGCCTTCTCTTTTGCTTCATAGCTAGATTTTGCTACAAACAAACCAAATTCATGCTGCTCTGCGAGGCTATCTTTTCTATAACCA includes the following:
- a CDS encoding DUF1543 domain-containing protein, translated to MNLYLAYLGGRIFGGNIEIHDVQFVTGESIEQTYTTLKQRWIGDKNSVHLDSYIQLTEIDGYKISLRETEQHSELKLFFVNLGGYRKDSLAEQHEFGLFVAKSSYEAKEKAMQKLLSNAQLQHKDDLYDVDDCFRVSLLDLNYHIHLEPSGKNQVLHPDWFGYQVL